In Corylus avellana chromosome ca2, CavTom2PMs-1.0, the following proteins share a genomic window:
- the LOC132169462 gene encoding uncharacterized protein LOC132169462 gives MTISDDMWAFSDDPGSSLKTDFPDKSTRNKKNRSELKTNHTSGSRSFLNHRHSEAGEDEEEPNLIDFYKISHTNKDGKFVTPQCEERYNLMVEKLADKEVEVDEEEIFT, from the exons ATGACCATCAGCGACGACATGTGGGCTTTTAGCGACGACCCGGGGTCGTCTCTAAAGACTGATTTTCCT GACAAGTCCACACGTAATAAGAAGAATAGATCGGAGTTGAAGACCAATCACACATCTGGCTCTAGATCTTTTCTTAATCATCGCCATAGTGAG gcaggagaggatgaagaagaGCCCAATCTAATTGACTTTTATAAGATCTCTCACACAAATAAAGACGGGAAATTTGTGACTCCGCAGTGTGAAGAACGATAC AATTTGATGGTAGAGAAGTTGGCTGACAAAGAGGTAGAAGTAGATGAAGAGGAAATATTTACATAA